TGAATAGCTTTTGTCCCTTCCAACTTTAACTTCTCTGTGACTTCTTTTTTGGTTCTTCTCCTCGCCACTCCAATCATTTGTCTCTGTGTCCCTTGCCAACTTTTCCCCAGGTTTCTGTCTTGGGACctctttttttctactttctccTTTGATGATCCCATCTACTTCCATAGCCTTACTTTTATTTATGAGAAGTCcaaattttattcatatttagcTTCCACTTGTATCCCAAACTCCAGATCTACATTTCCCAGAACCCTACAATTTCAGATATGGAGCTCTCACGGGTCATTCCCTGGATATCTCCACCAAATGGCTCACTGGCTTTTAAAGTGTTTTCAGAATTGAACACCTCATTTTCTGTGTGCTTCCAATTCCTTTTCCAAATCAATTCCTTTTCTTGAATTTATTGTTTCTACAACAGTCACCTTGAGGCACATGGCCTCCTCATTCCCTATATTCAATCAGCTGCTAATCCAGTAGATTCCACTGCCACAGACTCTCAAATAGGCTGTTTTCAAAAGTACCACATTTCTAGCTTAAATCCTAATTATCTCCCATCTGGAGTACTGCAGTGGACTCTTGCCTAGAGTCCACCTCTAGTAACTTTCTGCTTGGAATTCTGAATGATTTTTATTCATTACCACCAGATTAATCTTCCTAATGTACGGTTCTCATCTGCCACTCGCTGGCCTAAAACTCTTCATTGTCTCTCCTGGATTACTAAATTATTCACTAGTTCCTTATCCTGGCATTCAGAGCCCTCCATGTTCTGGACTCAATTCTATTTTTCTAGCCTTCAGCCTGACTCCATCACCTGGAatacccttccttccttcatcttcacCTGGCTAACTCCTAAATTCCTTAAAGTTTATTTCAAATAACCACCTTCCATCACAAAGCCTTTTTCATGGGCTTGGGGACAAGGGGGACCCTAAACTGTGTATGAGCCTTCCTTTGAACTCCTATAGCACTTTATTAACACTTTCATTTCAATGCTTACCAGAGTTTGCCTTGTATAACAATAACCTTAGGGTATTCTATGCTTCTTAAACTTTTCCATTAGATGTGCAGCCAATTacacagaaaaatgaacagataacCCCAAGGCtatctgtcacacacacacacacaaactgcctGGAAATATTTGATAAGAATTTTTCAGTGTTATTAGTATTAGgctgtttttaatattaaaatgccGTGCTTTTTGCCTAACACTCCAGATGTGTCTATTTAATCTTGAGGATTTAGAGTACACACTGTGAAAACCCTATCCAAACGCCCACTAAACTAAGCTTTCTATGGCAGAATCTGCTATACTACATATAAGTAAAACTAACAGAGCACCCATATTACCCTGTGAAACTAATAAAGGACCATCTACAAACAGATGCTCAAAATAAATTGTTGAGCTATGACTCAAGATAGGTTAGCAAGCGTTAATCGGATTTACTAAATATTTACCATGTACCTAGACCTGTGCTGTTTCAAGGAGCTTAGTCTCCATGGGATGACCCTGAACAAGTAAAATACTGTACCTAAGAATTAAATCATGGGATGTAAAACCATCTGTGTTCTGCACAACTCAGTCTCTCCATTCCACACACCAAAGGACACACTGGAACAGCGTTGAGTACCACTTTAAAGCCCACTCTGACCTCCCATTATTTTCTGGAGACTGAAATTTTTCTGCTAACACTCCGCAAAGCTTAATTTTCCCCATCCGAAAATAAAAGGTTTACATCCTTCTGCTCTCCAGTTTGAAGCTCAGCAAAGCCTCCTGGGCGCGGGGCGGTGGAGCTGAAGGTTGCCTGACCCCACCACCAAAGGTGCAAAAACCCCACAGCTAGCAGTGCCGCCCCCATCATTCCCCACGGACTTCCAACTGGTCCTTGTGGCTCACTCTCTTTCCAGATTGGCGTTCCCGCTTGCCCGTCGCCTCCATAGACCCCACCTTTAGCCAGCAACGATTGGTAGATCGTTACGTCAGTGCTCCATCCACCCCACTTTCATTGGCTGCTATTGGAAGGGGCGGCCGCAACGTCACAGGCAAGGGCCGCCATTTTGACTGAGCAACCCTAGTGACAGGAGCTGAAGAAGCAGCGCAGGTTGTCCCgcgtcccctcccccttcccttctccGGTTACTTCCCGGGCCCCCTACAGTCCGCAGTCCCGGTCCCGCCATGTCCCAGAAACAGGAAGAGGAGAACCCTGCGGAGGAGACCGGCGAGGAGAAGCAGGTGAAATGGAGGGGGTGCGGGCGGTCGACCTGGGGGCTACCGAGATGGGGCGGTCTCCCGCCAGTGCGGATTGGTCGCCATGGTCTCAGGCTCTGCAGGGGTTGGCCGCTTCTTGCGTCATGCAGGGTGAGCTTCTACGCGGCCTGCTGCTTTGGCGCTGGTTAGTTGGGTGGATTGTCAGTCAATACTGTGCCCTTCCTGATTGGCTAGTAGACCTGCTGCTCAGCGCATTGAAGCTGTGCTATAATTGGCCGAGCCTGGACGCGGGGCGGGTGTTCGGAAAGACTAGGGGGAATGAAAGGGGGCTGGCTGGTGGTCCCGGGATGAGATGTGTGTTATTGGTTAGTAGGGTTAAAATGACCCAGCAAATAGACAGGGGCCGCATTCTAAATCATCAGAAAGATATAAATCGAGGTAAAGACGTTTAAAAAGGCCTAAtactgggggaagggagaagagtAATTATTATGATGGCTTGTTTAAGGCGACAACTTTCTCAAGAGACCTATTTTGACGGTTCGAGGTGGTCTGCTGTCCACCTTCAGTGAGGACCGAACAAGATTGAACTAGAGTTCCAACCAGAATAAAGAGGGTTAAACCTAGAAAAGACGCTGAGAGAGTCATGACAAGAAAAACGCCCCCGTATTCCCCCCAAACTCCCAAGGTGGGGGCGCTTAGTTCACCCACAATTCTGAGATGAATTGGGGGAGTTGTATTTGATTTATAACATTTAGTGCTGAACTCAGGGGTTCATGAAATACACTTGGTGTTATATGTGAGCCGGATTTTCAAGGGAAGGAAATATAATTCCACTGAAAATTCAGAGCCAGATACTGACTTCAagtctttttttaagtcactgaagAAAAGTGTAACGGGGCCCACAAAAAGGAAGAAGACAGTAGCAAAACAGTAAGAGCCCCTGCAAGCTAATTGAGCTCTTGGCATGTTCCCCGAACTTCCATCACTTGACCCACTAGGGAAGGTGATTTTTTGGCAAAGCTGATAGGTAAATACTAGTGGGTAAAAACTAGTGAGCCTAGTGTATCTTCATTTTTTTGAGgttaaaaagtcattttaatcTCTTGTTTACCTGTCATCTTCCTACTACAAGATTTATGGAAATGCTGAAGCAATGCTGTCCCCTTACTAAGGTGGAGATTTCTGGAGAAGGCCACATAGCTAGTCTTCTCCACCGAGAGACTTATCAGATGACTAGTTTAAGAGGGAACATCTCAGCAGAGTTCTCTCCTTTGCTTTCCCATTTGGCCTGTACTGTGTTAGGAACAGCCAGAGAACTTTCCTACTCACCTTGTGTCACCAGAAGCCCTGCTAgctcttctcctttgtctttcctagttcctgttttgTATTATGTGTAGGCATTAAAGTATTATGTTTAGGTATTACCTTTGACTCAATACTCACAGGTCACCGGGGTGGTTCCCTGGGTGTACTGTGAGAAACAACTTACCTTTTTCTTCTCACGATACAGTCATCTAGAGCTTTAGGGATTTGAACAAAGGTCTAGCTTTATTTAAGAGCAGAGTGGAGACAGCATATTTACAAATAGGTAGATCTCCAGGAAAAGATGATAGTATAAAAGTTATCAGATATTAGAAGAGGTTGCTTCTCAGTGTTTAATTTTATTGGCCCATTTGTTTCCTCCAGGACACACAGGAGAAAGAAGGTATTCTCCCTGAGAGAGCCGAGGAGGCAAAGCTAAAGGCCAAATATCCAAGCCTAGGACAAAAGCCTGGAGGCTCCGACTTCCTCATGAAGAGACTTCAGAAAGGGGTATGGGGCACAGTCTCTTACGCTCTTACTTTAGAGCCAAAGGGGGCCTTAGGGATGAGATCTGTGGAAGTTCTACTGAACTGGAAGTTTTATTGTTGGGCAGTAGTAGACAAGAATTAGAAACTTGTAAAAAGCAAGACAAATATTGTAAATCCCTGATATGGTATCAGTTATCTTTTGATTTCCCACGTAGGAAATTAAGGCTTAATGTAGGGGCATTTGGGTATGGGGTTGGGGAAATAAGAGAAGGATGTTAGAGTCTGGATTGCTGACAGCCTCCAGACCTTTGCCTGTTTGGATGGTGGGAGTTTTAGGACTGCAAATTTAGCATTAGAGCTAAATTTGGGGCTGCATCATTTCAGGAAAAGATCAAACCATCTGTCCCACAGATTTTCTCAACTTGACATGCGTCATAGATTTCTTCAGACCCTTGTGGTCACTCCCTGAAGAGACTTACTTTTCCTGTCCAGAGTGGTCCTTCTCACCAAGGGACAGTCTTACCTTCATAGCCATCCAGCTCCTGATGAGATTTCTCAGTCTCCAGAGGCACCTAAAGCTGACTGAGGGATTGTAAATCATTAACCTGAAGTGCGTTTCTCTGTGTGGATGAAATGGAGAGGGAAACAGATTCCTGGGGAGAATCCTATTTATTGAGTCTTAGTCACAGATGATGATGTGATGCTGATTTGCAGTTTACCTTGCTGTAGGCAaggcaggcgtgggcaggctgtcACAGCCACAGAACATGTGTGGGAGTGGTGGAAATCAGAGGAAAGTACATTATCCTCATGAACAAGCTCAGTTTCTATTCATGGTCTgagagaataatttttaattttgaggttgTTAGCTTAAGGTTGATCTCCTGCTGTTAGCTCCAGATTGACCCTTCTATATATCTTACTCATTTCTGTTTCCCCAGCACCAAGCTGGTGCACCAAGAGGCTAATAGGCCCTCAATAAGCCTTTGTGAATAAAGTCAGTAATTTGGTTGAACCATCCTATACTCTTGGAGCTACAAAAGCATGTGGGTACAAAGGATATATACTCTAGCTGGGAAACTGCTTACCTACCTGAAAAAGTCAGAATACATTGGGGAGAAGACATACGGAAGTGTAATTAATGCTCAGCTATGTATGCGTGAGCCTAATCAAAAAAAGACCTGAAAGATCTGAGTTTGAATGAAGGTTTATAATGGATCTGAGtctccttgcttttgaggaagaTCAGAGCTCCTCACTTACCCAAACATCTCTCTTGTCTCTTAGCAAAAGTACTTTGACTCAGGAGACTACAACATGGCCAAAGCCAAGATGAAGAATAAGCAGCTGCCAAGTGCAGGCCCAGACAAGAACTTGGTGACTGGTGACCAcatccccaccccccaggacCTGCCCCAGAGAAAGTCCTCGCTCGTCACCAGCAAGCTTGCGGGGTAACCTGGGCCCCCCTTGTCCCCCTTCCTCACCCACTGGACGTTTATATGTCTGAGGCCGGGATAGAATGGGCACCTAGTTCTGTCTTCTCAGCTTGCTAGCCAGAAATGACCGTGCTGCTCCTGGGGCTGCTGAGAAGGCGGTGTGGGCTGAAGAGGGGTGCTGAGCCCATTATCTTTGGTTAAATTGAGACTTCCACACCCTCATGGTAACCCAGGTAGGCTCAGAAGTAGGAGACTAGGATTGGATAATGCTGCAAACTCTTTTCCTTTATACGAGAAACTGGGAAGAGAATATCCCAAAATTGGTTAGGCTAAGCCTTGGGAATAACATGGCAGGTTTCATATTCCAAGGCTAATCTGACCTGGTTGGGAAGGGTAGATTGAATGAGATCTGTTTTCTGTGCTTCTAAGTGTTTTGTCCCTTGGGCTGCTATTGCTTCATGTTTCCATTATGGCAAATTTAGAGAATCCTCACAGAGAAAAACTGATTTGCTTGCCTAAAACAACAATGCCCACTTAACCTCCTTTACTCAGTCAGTTTGCCCTGGCTCTTAATGTAAAGATTGGAGGATATTATTCATGTCAAATGGgcgccttctctctctcttcccgcATGTCGCTTCTGAAAGTGTCATGGGacagtggaaagagcactgggtTAGGAGTCAGGATGTCTGGGTTCGGGTTCCACTCAGCCTAGGCTGAACTGATGTGCAGCCTTGGTCAAGTCATTCAGCGTCTTTGGATTTCTATTTCCTTGTCTGTGAGGTAGAGTTGAACATAGGTAAGATGGATTCTGATTCTAAGTCCTGGAAACACTCTGTGCCATTCATTGTAAAACCAAAACTGAGGAAGGCCCATGGGTGAGCCTTCAGAGGGGAACCATTGGAGGATGACGGgggagagaaacagagatttGGGGGTTGTAAATTCAGGCGAGGGGGCCTCATAAGTATCATGGTCTTGAGGGTCAAGAAAGAAACTCTGCAAAGCTAGCCATGAAAACTTCTTGCCACTGCCCCATCTGCTTTCCTGGCCTGCAGTCTGGGCCTCTGCTGCTAAAAAGCTGCTCTGGCAGCCAGGCTATGGGCCTGAAGAAACATGCTGAGTCATGCACGTGTGGAGTGCCACTTTTCAGGTGTTACCAGATGCCAGGTGTATTGCTagggagacaggaaggaaagggaTGAACTGAGCGAGCCTCCAGGGCTTGGTGCTGCTGCGGGGCCGGAGCAGCAGGTTCTTGGGAGATGATTTGCCTCGGAGGAAGCTGGGGAGGGTGGttagggagaaagaggaggaacacTGAAAGCTCGCTGCCTCCTTAGAGCTCTGTAGCCTTGCTCCTGCTCAGTGAGAAGCAGTGATGCTGATCGTGAACCAGGTGGAGGAAGGGGGCTGCAGGTGACCAGCATCCTCAATCTAGTATCTCTAGCTTGGCCTGAATCTCACTGACTGCAGCCAGGCTGGTTATGACAGGGTGGGCCAGGGTAAGAAGTAGCTGTTCACAAGAGGAGGATTCTGTAATCCTCTCTCACCCTCTCCCCTCACAAATTCTGATGTGCCACCCGTCAGGCCCAGTGAGTGACTGCTGAGCTTGCAGGTGCGCACGTCGGGGCACCGGCTTTGTCTGTGCGTCTTTCCTGACCACCGTTCACTTTGCAGGCCATCATTCAGATGGGATAGGAAAAAGGTGGTGAGGAAGGAATGGAGAGAGCAGGATCCCGTGGTCCCCTGGCCCCCAGAGTCCTTGACTGTCACCTGTAATTGTATATAACTTGTGTTTCTTGCTCCATTTTCATGCTGTCTTCCTTAGTCTACAGTCCATGTGGGAAGGGGAAAATGCCGAACATCCTTGTATAGTTTCCTCAACTGTCCCAGACATGTTGTACATAGATATGtcatgttattatatatataaatatatatataattttgtacgTTTTCTTCATCTCCGATCTTCTcgaatttttgtacttttttcttttctgtctgagcTGCTTTCTCTAAATCGGTCAGTTTGAGTCCTCAAGGCTGAGGTCACAGGGAGTCTGGTTTTTAGGAAAGAATAGAAGAAATAGGGGAATCAGAAAAACTATTGGTCTCTCCACCTGGTCACCTTCGAGGCTatgaaaacaaagaagcaagctGTGTTCTCTATCTGCCACCTGTTTCCACAGCATGAAGTAGATAGCTTCCATGATGAAGAAGGGTCATTTCAAAATCCAGATCCAAATTGCTTTGATTAAACCTGGATTATTAAGTCCACTCAAAACAACAAGTGTGTTGTCTGGCCCTGACCTCCATACAGTTACTAACTAGCTTATTGCTGTGGGCCCCCAGTCAGTTTCCGCTCCTGCAAGTGGCTCTGGCCATGCCTCTGACACCGAGCCTGCTCTGAGCCAGGCAGCTTACCACCTCTTTAAAACTCCAGTTATTTTGATCTTgtctaaagaattttttttctttgttttcatgggGGTCTTCAGAAAGATCAGAGAACACTTTGTTTTGTGGATCAGATAAGACtgaagttctcttttcttttttaacaactcCCTGTGGATAGGATTGAGGTATGCGCCAGGCAGCCCTAATGACTGTAGAGTGTGGAAGCGTGATGGGGTAGAGACTGGGATGGAACTTAGGATTTTATCCCTTATTACTtgacagtgttttctttttcttcttctgtgttCGTCCACAGTGGCCAAGTTGAATGATGCTGCCCGGGGCTCCGCCAGATCCTGAGACGCTGCCCCCCTGGGTCCTGTGctggctcctgcccctccctgctttTGCAGCCAGGGGTCAGGAGGTGGCTCGGGCGCGGGCTGGAGAGGCAGAAGCCCCTGCCCGTCGGTGTCCCAGCGCATGGAGCCCCTTGGGCTGAGCACCAAGACCTTGAACcgtttttgtttctccttttttttcccaaataattgTTGGGAGAAATCTCAGTGACATCCTGGGGGTGGGAgtcggggtggggatgggggcttTGAGGGGGTGGAGTGGGAGATTTGGGGGAATATGAATTAGGGCTTGTAGTTGATAAAAACATTCCTGACTGTCCTCCTTCTGAACCATGTGGCTGGTATGGGGTGGATGTGAGGGGGAGGACATGGAGTAGACTAAAGGTGAGGGGTCAAATTCAGCTCTGTAGAAGAATGCCTTGTTTGCTTGGATGTGGCTGGGGACCTGGTGTCAGATAAAAGAAACTGTCCATCTAAATATGAAAGACGCAAATGGCTCCTTTGGCTCTGCAGAACAAGCTGAGGACTCAGTGTCAATtgttgattaaaaagaaaaagtgctgTCCTTGACATAGATTGCTGTGGGAAGGACAGTGAGTGTGGGGAAAGGGGCCATGAGCATGGGGAGCCCCACAGAGCCCAGGGGGCTTTTTCAATATTCGaaataaaaaaacaaccaaaaaaagaagacccaccaaaaaaaaaaaaaaaacccaactcagAAATACTCTGAAGCAGTTGGTGTGTTTTATTGGGgtttggggaaagggaagaaaacaagtGAAGAACCACTCAGGGAAGAAGCTA
The sequence above is a segment of the Vicugna pacos chromosome 21, VicPac4, whole genome shotgun sequence genome. Coding sequences within it:
- the ENSA gene encoding alpha-endosulfine; translated protein: MSQKQEEENPAEETGEEKQDTQEKEGILPERAEEAKLKAKYPSLGQKPGGSDFLMKRLQKGQKYFDSGDYNMAKAKMKNKQLPSAGPDKNLVTGDHIPTPQDLPQRKSSLVTSKLAGGQVE